A window of Rhizobium acidisoli contains these coding sequences:
- a CDS encoding chemotaxis protein CheW — protein MSATAATAERFDNHWSYAEEVEVLTFDLNGETFALEAVIVQEILDLLPETAVPGSQPFVASVINFRGKVIPLADLRLAFGMEAAEATIDSRIIVIEIDLQGEQTLVGLRTDKVNEVTTLAKSASEAPPSIGMRWRADYINCLVKRGGEFIILPNLQAIFSSRHKAAGAAS, from the coding sequence ATGAGCGCAACAGCAGCAACAGCCGAACGATTCGACAATCATTGGAGCTATGCCGAGGAAGTCGAGGTGCTGACCTTCGATCTCAACGGCGAGACCTTCGCGCTGGAAGCGGTCATCGTCCAGGAAATCCTCGACCTGCTTCCGGAGACCGCGGTGCCGGGAAGCCAGCCCTTCGTCGCCAGCGTCATCAACTTCCGCGGCAAGGTCATTCCACTGGCCGATCTGCGTCTCGCCTTCGGGATGGAAGCGGCAGAGGCGACGATCGACAGCCGCATCATCGTCATCGAGATCGATCTGCAGGGCGAGCAGACGCTCGTCGGCCTCAGGACCGACAAGGTGAACGAGGTGACGACACTTGCAAAATCCGCGAGCGAGGCGCCGCCGAGCATCGGCATGCGCTGGCGCGCCGACTACATCAACTGCCTGGTGAAGAGGGGCGGAGAGTTTATCATTCTCCCGAATCTCCAGGCCATTTTTTCATCGAGGCATAAGGCGGCGGGAGCCGCCAGTTGA
- a CDS encoding chemotaxis protein CheA, producing the protein MSTLDPVAVFRMEAAECLEAIEAGLLDLTHQLDNKDLVDAVFRGLHTLKGSGAMFGFEALAAFTHHCETAFDRVRKGEVAATSELVAAVLAAQDHMRALVDQPDADHGDTGSKLLAQLQTAVGGKPAAPAAAPAAVAVPAVVREVSVKKKNSWRIRFSLPANSMANGTNPLGLLDELRDLGECTVRANTSAIPPLGELMPTELHISWDVMLTTEQGRSAIDDVFIFVLDDMELSVEEIDGPATANVALVEPKPAPAPVAAVSAAVPEFRPVEAVPARREPPAAVSQAKAAENVRVPAERLDELMDRVGELVIAQSRLSQLASASADIALRSVSEEIERLSGELRDTMMVLRMVPVATLFSRFRRLVHDLARETGKVIELVTEGESTEVDKTVIERLADPLVHLVRNSIDHGLEMPADRLAAGKTEAGTVTLSARQAGGEVIISIKDDGRGINRERVRAKAESSGLIQPGQPLSDPELLQLIFAPGFSTAAAITNLSGRGVGMDVVKKTVEALRGAIDIVSVPGQGSEVSLRIPLTLAIIDGLLVRVGSGRYVIPLSAVEECLELSLEEDLRSRGRSFISLRDSLVPFLRLRDLFRTGTKPDVHQKVVVISTGTERVGLVVDQIIGDHQTVIKSMSKLHNDVATFSGATILGDGSVALILDVGHLVAAGQQQEAQLRVAG; encoded by the coding sequence ATGAGCACGCTCGATCCCGTTGCCGTGTTCCGCATGGAGGCTGCCGAATGCCTTGAAGCGATCGAGGCCGGTCTTCTCGACCTCACTCACCAGCTCGACAACAAGGATCTCGTCGACGCCGTGTTCCGCGGGCTTCACACGCTCAAGGGCTCCGGCGCGATGTTCGGTTTCGAGGCGCTCGCCGCCTTCACCCATCATTGTGAAACCGCCTTCGACCGCGTCCGGAAGGGCGAGGTCGCGGCGACCAGCGAACTCGTCGCCGCCGTGCTTGCCGCCCAGGACCATATGCGCGCCCTCGTCGACCAGCCGGACGCCGATCACGGCGATACCGGCAGCAAGCTTCTGGCGCAGTTGCAGACGGCCGTCGGCGGCAAGCCGGCGGCGCCGGCTGCCGCACCGGCCGCTGTTGCCGTACCCGCGGTCGTGCGTGAAGTGTCGGTGAAGAAGAAAAACAGCTGGCGCATCCGTTTCAGCCTGCCGGCCAACTCGATGGCCAACGGCACCAACCCGCTCGGCCTGCTGGACGAGCTGCGCGATCTCGGCGAATGCACCGTGCGCGCCAACACTTCGGCCATTCCGCCTCTTGGCGAGCTCATGCCGACGGAACTCCATATTTCCTGGGACGTGATGTTGACCACCGAGCAGGGCCGCTCAGCGATCGACGACGTCTTTATCTTCGTGCTCGACGATATGGAACTCAGCGTCGAGGAGATCGACGGGCCTGCTACGGCAAATGTCGCCCTGGTCGAGCCAAAGCCAGCACCTGCGCCTGTCGCCGCGGTCTCCGCGGCTGTTCCGGAGTTTCGTCCCGTTGAAGCGGTGCCGGCCAGGCGCGAGCCGCCCGCCGCCGTAAGTCAGGCGAAGGCGGCCGAGAATGTCCGCGTTCCGGCCGAGCGTCTCGACGAGTTGATGGACCGCGTCGGCGAGCTCGTCATCGCCCAGTCGCGCCTCAGCCAGCTTGCCAGCGCCAGCGCCGATATCGCGCTACGCTCCGTCTCGGAAGAAATCGAACGCCTGTCCGGTGAATTGCGCGACACGATGATGGTGCTGCGCATGGTGCCGGTCGCAACCCTCTTCTCCCGTTTTCGCCGCCTCGTCCACGATCTCGCTCGCGAAACCGGCAAGGTGATCGAGTTGGTGACGGAGGGCGAGAGCACCGAAGTCGACAAGACGGTCATCGAGCGACTGGCCGATCCGCTAGTACATCTGGTGCGCAACTCGATTGATCATGGCCTCGAAATGCCTGCCGATCGGCTTGCCGCCGGCAAGACCGAAGCCGGCACGGTGACGCTTTCGGCCCGCCAGGCCGGCGGCGAGGTGATCATCTCGATCAAGGACGACGGCCGGGGCATCAATCGCGAACGGGTTCGCGCCAAGGCCGAATCCTCCGGGCTTATCCAACCCGGACAGCCTCTCTCCGATCCAGAGCTGCTGCAGCTGATCTTCGCTCCCGGCTTCTCGACGGCCGCGGCGATCACCAACCTGTCCGGCCGCGGCGTCGGTATGGACGTGGTCAAGAAGACGGTCGAAGCGCTTCGCGGCGCGATCGACATCGTCAGCGTGCCGGGACAGGGCTCGGAAGTGTCGCTGCGCATTCCGCTGACGCTTGCCATCATCGACGGCCTGCTGGTGCGTGTCGGTTCCGGCCGCTACGTCATCCCGCTCTCGGCGGTCGAGGAATGCCTAGAACTTTCGCTCGAGGAAGATCTCCGCTCGCGCGGCCGCAGCTTCATCTCGCTGCGCGACAGCCTGGTGCCGTTCCTGCGCCTGCGCGATCTCTTCCGCACCGGCACGAAACCCGATGTCCATCAGAAGGTCGTGGTGATTTCAACCGGCACGGAGCGCGTGGGCCTCGTCGTCGACCAGATCATCGGCGACCACCAGACGGTCATCAAGTCGATGTCGAAACTGCATAACGACGTCGCGACATTTTCGGGCGCGACCATTCTCGGCGACGGCAGCGTCGCCCTCATTCTCGACGTCGGGCACCTGGTTGCCGCGGGTCAGCAACAGGAGGCGCAATTGCGGGTAGCAGGATGA
- a CDS encoding response regulator encodes MSANILTVDDSASIRLTTKVTLSNAGYSVTEAADGAEGLATAKGGRFDLIVTDLNMPVMDGLTMIEELRKLPGQAGVPIIFLTTESDADLKARAKAAGATGWLTKPFDPEHLVKIVKKVLGR; translated from the coding sequence ATGAGTGCAAATATCCTGACTGTCGACGATTCCGCCAGCATCCGCCTGACCACCAAGGTCACGCTGAGCAATGCCGGTTACAGCGTCACCGAAGCCGCCGACGGGGCCGAAGGCCTGGCGACGGCCAAGGGTGGCCGCTTCGATCTGATCGTGACCGATCTCAATATGCCGGTCATGGACGGCCTGACGATGATCGAGGAGCTGCGGAAACTGCCCGGGCAGGCCGGCGTCCCGATCATCTTCCTGACGACGGAATCGGATGCGGATCTCAAGGCTCGCGCCAAGGCCGCCGGCGCGACGGGTTGGCTCACCAAGCCGTTCGACCCCGAACATCTCGTGAAGATCGTGAAGAAGGTTCTCGGACGATGA
- a CDS encoding STAS domain-containing protein, producing the protein MDTPKQYYESINLPDVLSIRSASELYSKFIDEFDSNDTIVVSISESAEADLSFIQLIESARRQAKADGKTFKLSMPARGSVLKVLERAGFIESFDQEDENFWLHKEVKL; encoded by the coding sequence TTGGACACTCCTAAACAATATTACGAATCTATAAATTTGCCTGACGTGCTGAGTATTCGCTCCGCGTCCGAACTATATTCAAAATTTATCGATGAATTTGATAGCAACGATACAATCGTAGTTAGCATTTCCGAAAGTGCGGAAGCCGATCTGAGTTTCATTCAGCTCATAGAGTCAGCGCGCCGCCAAGCAAAAGCTGACGGGAAGACGTTCAAACTTTCTATGCCTGCTCGCGGCTCGGTGCTCAAGGTACTTGAACGCGCAGGTTTCATTGAATCCTTCGATCAAGAAGACGAAAATTTCTGGTTGCATAAAGAGGTAAAGTTATGA